In Gossypium arboreum isolate Shixiya-1 chromosome 5, ASM2569848v2, whole genome shotgun sequence, a single genomic region encodes these proteins:
- the LOC108452870 gene encoding amino acid permease 2-like, translating to MGEKCAGKTHLHSSQVFDLSVLPQGGFKCRLTTQTGGPVSTASAHIITAVIGLGVVLFLAWPLLSLDGLFQQLCSCSLLQLTIPLLFLLLVPAVMFLFIL from the exons ATGGGAGAGAAGTGTGCTGGGAAAACTCACCTTCACAGCAGCCAAGTTTTTGATCTCTCCGTGCTTCCACAAGGTGGCTTCAAATGCCGACTCACAACCCAAACTG GAGGACCTGTATCGACTGCAAGTGCTCATATTATAACAGCTGTGATTGGTTTAGGCGTCGTCCTCTTTCTGGCTTGGCCACTGCTCAGCTTGGATGGATTGTTCCAGCAGTTATGTTCTTGTTCTCTTTTGCAACTTACTATACCTCTACTCTTCTTGCTGCTTGTTCCAGCAGTTATGTTCTTGTTCATATTATAA